Proteins encoded within one genomic window of Formosa agariphila KMM 3901:
- a CDS encoding glutathione peroxidase produces MKNTLIIVLAIIMCSCKQNSKETSVLASNNNKVTVEENNVMEKETIYQFKVNDLYGNPFDFSSLKGHKIMIVNTASKCGLTPQYEQLEEIYKTYKDDSFVIIGFPANNFKGQEPGTNTEIAAFCEANYGVSFPMMSKISVKGDDMDAVYKFLTQKNKNGFEDSEVEWNFQKYLIDENGYVVRVVSPKTLPTDESIISWIKN; encoded by the coding sequence ATGAAAAATACATTAATAATAGTGCTAGCAATTATAATGTGTAGTTGTAAGCAAAACTCAAAAGAAACGTCAGTTTTAGCAAGTAACAATAATAAGGTCACTGTAGAAGAAAATAATGTTATGGAGAAAGAAACTATTTATCAATTTAAAGTAAACGATTTATATGGTAATCCTTTCGATTTTTCAAGCTTAAAAGGGCATAAAATCATGATTGTTAATACAGCGAGTAAATGCGGTTTAACACCTCAATACGAACAATTAGAGGAGATTTATAAAACCTATAAAGACGATAGTTTTGTAATTATTGGCTTCCCTGCTAATAATTTTAAAGGACAGGAACCTGGTACTAACACAGAGATTGCTGCATTTTGCGAAGCAAATTATGGCGTGTCTTTTCCAATGATGAGTAAAATTTCTGTAAAAGGAGATGATATGGATGCTGTTTACAAATTCTTAACTCAAAAAAATAAAAACGGATTTGAAGATTCTGAAGTAGAATGGAATTTTCAGAAATATTTAATAGATGAAAACGGGTATGTTGTTCGTGTAGTTTCACCTAAAACATTACCGACAGACGAATCAATAATTTCTTGGATAAAAAACTAA